The following proteins are co-located in the Leptospira sp. GIMC2001 genome:
- a CDS encoding GNAT family N-acetyltransferase, with protein sequence MENNQIILRTATIEDLDLLNKWDNEEHVIESDPNDDWNWEEELLQDPEWRQQLIAELDGKPIGFVHIIDPHLEDSHYWGDCSPNLRAIDIWIGEKDFLDQGFGSEMMRLAIDLCFEDLHVTEIWIDPLLSNTRAHKFYQRLGFKPIEIRWFGQDECLVHVLQRSDYASTSAVRNL encoded by the coding sequence TTGGAAAACAATCAAATTATCTTAAGAACCGCAACAATTGAAGATCTTGATTTATTAAATAAATGGGACAACGAGGAGCATGTCATTGAATCGGATCCAAACGATGATTGGAATTGGGAAGAAGAGCTTCTTCAAGACCCAGAATGGAGACAGCAACTGATAGCTGAATTGGATGGAAAACCAATTGGATTTGTCCACATCATAGATCCACACTTAGAAGATTCTCATTATTGGGGTGATTGCTCACCTAACTTAAGAGCTATCGATATTTGGATTGGGGAGAAGGATTTTTTAGACCAAGGCTTTGGATCTGAGATGATGCGGCTAGCTATAGATTTATGTTTTGAAGATTTGCATGTTACAGAAATTTGGATTGATCCATTATTGTCTAATACTCGCGCACATAAATTTTACCAGAGACTAGGTTTTAAACCGATCGAAATCCGTTGGTTTGGACAAGACGAATGCCTTGTCCATGTTTTACAGAGGAGCGATTATGCTTCTACTTCTGCTGTTAGAAACTTGTGA
- the htpG gene encoding molecular chaperone HtpG produces MSQVETGKISVETENIFPIIKKWLYSEKDIFLRELISNACDAIAKLKKVALSEEFEGGTDYKVNLSFDQTARTLTIEDNGIGMTDEEVKKYINQIAFSGATEFAKKYSTEENKAEIIGHFGLGFYSSFMVSKKVEIQTKSYKKGSVGVAWESETGTDFKISTNDKQDRGTKIILHLDSDSGEYLDAYKLKELIKKYCDFLPVPISVSDEQANKMRPLWSESPSSVKPEDYKEFYNYLFPFQAEPLFHIHLNVDYPFRLQGILYFPKLTHELEAAKNGVKLYCNHVFVSDEANELIPQFLTILKGTIDIPDLPLNVSRSYLQSEPLVKKISAHIIKKIADKLTEDFKKDRETYEKNWHDISIFVKYGMMMEEKFYESVKDALLFKTSEDKFTTLQEYWDKNKEKNNNKIFYANETEKTSVYMDLLRSQGLEAVLVDSRIDSHFLQHLEGKNPDWKFQRVDSELADQVVDKDASAGVVDQNNKTENDRIQEFFQKALGREGLEIKVSSLKSADVPAVILLPEYIRRMSEMNTMMNSEMAGTLLKNHTLMINASSGLVKNALKAFESVNASKGELLAAQIYDLALISSKVLGEKELGEFTKRSAKLLEELTA; encoded by the coding sequence ATGAGTCAAGTTGAAACAGGTAAAATATCAGTAGAAACAGAGAATATTTTTCCAATAATTAAGAAGTGGTTGTATTCTGAGAAAGATATTTTTCTCAGAGAATTAATATCTAATGCTTGTGATGCGATAGCAAAATTAAAAAAGGTCGCGCTATCCGAAGAATTCGAAGGAGGCACCGACTACAAGGTGAATCTTAGCTTTGATCAGACAGCAAGAACACTTACCATTGAAGATAATGGGATAGGGATGACGGATGAAGAAGTTAAGAAATATATCAATCAGATCGCTTTTTCTGGCGCAACTGAGTTTGCAAAAAAATATTCAACTGAAGAAAATAAAGCCGAGATTATTGGTCATTTTGGTTTAGGTTTCTATTCTTCCTTCATGGTTTCGAAGAAAGTTGAGATTCAGACCAAATCTTATAAGAAAGGATCCGTTGGAGTTGCTTGGGAATCTGAGACAGGAACAGACTTCAAAATTTCAACTAACGACAAACAAGATCGAGGCACGAAGATCATTTTGCATCTGGATTCAGATTCGGGAGAATACTTGGATGCATACAAACTCAAAGAATTAATCAAGAAATACTGCGATTTCCTTCCTGTCCCAATATCAGTCAGCGACGAACAGGCAAACAAAATGCGCCCTTTATGGTCAGAATCACCTTCTTCTGTTAAACCAGAAGATTATAAAGAATTCTATAATTATTTATTTCCTTTCCAAGCTGAGCCATTGTTCCATATTCATTTGAATGTGGATTATCCATTTAGACTACAAGGAATTCTTTATTTTCCAAAACTCACACATGAATTGGAAGCGGCCAAGAATGGAGTCAAATTGTATTGCAATCATGTCTTCGTCTCTGATGAAGCAAATGAGTTAATCCCGCAATTTCTTACCATTCTGAAGGGAACCATCGATATACCTGACCTTCCCTTAAATGTTTCGAGATCTTACTTACAATCTGAACCTCTCGTTAAGAAAATTTCTGCTCATATCATCAAAAAAATTGCAGATAAACTTACAGAAGATTTCAAGAAAGATCGTGAAACTTATGAGAAGAATTGGCATGATATTTCGATATTTGTTAAGTATGGAATGATGATGGAAGAAAAATTCTATGAGTCCGTTAAAGACGCACTTCTTTTCAAAACATCTGAAGATAAATTCACTACTTTGCAAGAATATTGGGATAAAAATAAGGAAAAAAATAATAATAAAATTTTCTATGCCAATGAAACAGAGAAAACGTCAGTTTATATGGATCTACTCAGGTCACAAGGCTTGGAGGCTGTATTAGTAGATTCAAGAATTGATTCACATTTTCTTCAACATTTGGAAGGCAAGAATCCTGATTGGAAATTTCAGAGAGTTGATTCCGAGTTAGCTGATCAAGTTGTTGACAAAGACGCAAGTGCAGGGGTTGTAGATCAGAACAATAAGACAGAGAATGACAGAATCCAGGAATTTTTCCAAAAGGCATTAGGAAGAGAAGGCTTAGAGATCAAAGTCAGTTCTCTCAAGAGTGCAGATGTTCCAGCGGTAATTCTTTTGCCGGAATACATTCGTAGAATGTCTGAGATGAATACTATGATGAATTCGGAAATGGCCGGAACACTTTTGAAAAATCATACATTGATGATCAATGCTTCATCGGGTTTAGTGAAGAACGCCTTGAAAGCCTTTGAGTCAGTGAATGCAAGTAAAGGAGAATTGCTTGCAGCACAAATTTATGACTTAGCTCTGATCTCTTCGAAAGTACTCGGAGAAAAGGAATTAGGGGAATTTACGAAACGATCAGCGAAATTACTTGAGGAACTTACCGCATAA
- a CDS encoding BatD family protein, whose translation MKKTLSQTFHFQYRIIKIVLVCFVFFPIGVGANDFEFRLSAQKVAKGEPLTIEFVAQGSKNLKPVSKSFTEGSITAVYSGIVSETKIINLKTTSYTILRFNLMHNKPGKFRVPPISVLVDGSKYTISETYFEVSNEVYQNNHQNRSPYGMFGNFFHEDIETQMSEMDAKLKFQTSKSKIYVGEPIIGYFVFYYRNSRKPHFERNPNESIRFPFFTSELLTGVKISYPEEIPIDSLGKQTLYNAIPYNREIYALTPLKDGKFEIGSTKFDYTNSNRMHYLTHTIHSEPKSIEVNGLPPGAPKSFSGEVGEMDMIAVYNGEQVKRGEPWNYEIKISGLGLCNNIKDPLITNIPKNFPGRIVNLSTNKNQKFTEIQPGVYGFRCEVSFLYGVFLEKSNSPYKIEFSFFNPKLGKYVTTNIQFPKLVIDANSIQKSSNEDSSSDFTKEMQIGWEFYTIGFLSVFGFIAWTIYRFFLLPKANNVSEALSQVQKIAGMKSGLLLEKALMQNGYDGEQAKFLRSLRDKYIDQKFTEILSIVDGREKEILNEYFNVGVKK comes from the coding sequence GTTTGCTTTGTATTTTTTCCGATTGGGGTTGGTGCCAATGACTTCGAATTTCGTTTATCTGCTCAGAAAGTGGCAAAAGGCGAACCTTTAACCATTGAATTTGTCGCACAAGGATCCAAAAATTTAAAACCCGTTTCCAAATCATTTACAGAAGGCTCTATAACCGCAGTCTATTCTGGGATTGTGTCGGAAACAAAAATCATCAATCTTAAAACGACCAGTTACACGATATTACGATTCAATTTAATGCATAACAAACCTGGTAAGTTTAGAGTGCCACCAATCTCTGTATTAGTTGATGGATCAAAATACACGATATCCGAAACTTATTTCGAAGTTTCCAATGAAGTATATCAAAACAATCATCAAAATCGATCTCCTTACGGAATGTTTGGAAATTTTTTTCACGAAGACATTGAAACTCAAATGAGTGAAATGGACGCAAAGTTGAAATTTCAAACAAGCAAAAGTAAAATTTACGTAGGCGAACCTATCATCGGCTATTTTGTCTTTTATTATCGAAATTCTCGAAAGCCACATTTTGAAAGGAATCCTAATGAGTCCATACGATTTCCATTCTTTACAAGTGAGTTGCTAACGGGAGTTAAAATTAGCTACCCTGAGGAAATACCAATTGACTCGCTTGGCAAGCAAACTTTATACAATGCAATTCCATACAATCGGGAAATTTATGCGCTCACTCCTTTAAAAGATGGAAAGTTCGAAATCGGATCAACTAAGTTTGATTATACGAATTCGAATCGAATGCATTATTTAACCCATACTATCCATTCTGAGCCGAAATCAATTGAAGTCAATGGTCTGCCACCTGGGGCGCCGAAGTCGTTTTCAGGTGAAGTCGGAGAGATGGATATGATTGCAGTTTATAACGGAGAACAAGTCAAGCGTGGAGAGCCATGGAATTATGAAATTAAAATTTCGGGATTAGGACTTTGTAATAATATTAAAGATCCGCTGATTACGAATATTCCAAAGAATTTTCCGGGAAGAATTGTAAATTTATCTACGAACAAGAATCAGAAATTCACAGAGATTCAACCAGGGGTGTATGGATTTAGGTGTGAGGTCTCTTTTTTATATGGAGTTTTTCTCGAGAAAAGCAACAGTCCATATAAGATAGAATTTTCTTTTTTCAATCCAAAACTTGGAAAATACGTTACCACAAACATTCAGTTTCCAAAATTGGTTATAGACGCAAATAGTATTCAAAAATCTTCAAATGAGGATTCTTCATCTGACTTTACGAAGGAGATGCAGATTGGCTGGGAATTCTATACAATCGGATTCTTGAGTGTATTCGGTTTTATAGCTTGGACAATCTATCGATTTTTCTTGCTTCCGAAAGCTAACAACGTCAGTGAAGCACTAAGCCAGGTTCAAAAAATCGCTGGTATGAAGTCAGGATTATTGCTTGAAAAAGCTCTTATGCAAAACGGATATGATGGTGAACAGGCAAAATTTTTGCGAAGCTTGCGTGATAAATATATTGACCAAAAATTCACCGAAATCTTATCGATAGTAGATGGAAGAGAGAAAGAAATTTTAAATGAATATTTTAATGTAGGAGTTAAAAAATGA